One genomic segment of Bradyrhizobium prioriisuperbiae includes these proteins:
- a CDS encoding ABC transporter substrate-binding protein: MSPKPLHLAFSAILSATLCVATPSLAQKKYDPGASDTEIRIGNIMPYSGPASAYASIGQTEAAYFRKINDDGGINGRKITFISYDDAFSPPKAVEQARKLVESDEVLLIFQSLGTQSNSAIQKYMNAKKVPQLFVATGATKFGDPQKFPWTMGWQPNYQSEGRIYAKYILQHYPHGKIAALWQNDDSGKDQMKGLRDGLGDKADMIIADAPFEMADPTLDSQVVRLKNSGADIFVSWSTPKAAAQAIRKIGELGWKPAYFLGNTSTSVASVLKPAGLEHAKGIISSAYLKDPTDPAWKDDPGVKAWTAFMDKYFPDGDKTNNTTVYGYAAAQTLAQVLKQCGDDLTRANVMKQAANLKDFEFGMLLPGIKINTSATDFFPMEQMQLMQFDGEAWRLMNDVITGEVGSGQSQ, from the coding sequence GTGTCACCGAAACCGTTGCATCTCGCCTTCTCGGCGATCCTGTCGGCTACGCTTTGCGTTGCAACCCCGAGCCTTGCACAAAAGAAATACGATCCCGGCGCCAGCGACACCGAGATCAGGATCGGCAACATCATGCCCTACAGCGGACCGGCCTCGGCCTATGCGTCGATCGGCCAGACCGAGGCGGCGTATTTCCGCAAGATCAACGATGACGGCGGCATCAACGGCCGCAAGATCACCTTCATCAGCTATGACGATGCGTTCAGTCCACCCAAGGCGGTGGAGCAGGCGCGCAAACTGGTGGAGAGCGACGAGGTGCTGCTGATCTTCCAGTCGCTCGGCACCCAGTCCAACTCCGCGATCCAGAAATACATGAACGCCAAGAAGGTGCCGCAACTGTTCGTCGCCACTGGCGCGACCAAATTCGGCGATCCGCAGAAATTTCCATGGACCATGGGCTGGCAGCCAAACTACCAGAGTGAAGGCCGCATCTACGCCAAATACATCCTGCAGCATTATCCGCACGGCAAGATCGCGGCGCTGTGGCAGAACGACGATTCCGGCAAGGATCAGATGAAGGGCCTGCGCGATGGACTCGGCGACAAGGCCGACATGATCATTGCCGATGCACCGTTCGAGATGGCCGACCCGACACTGGATTCCCAGGTGGTCCGGCTGAAAAATTCCGGCGCCGATATTTTCGTGTCCTGGAGCACACCGAAAGCGGCGGCGCAGGCCATCCGCAAAATCGGCGAGCTCGGCTGGAAGCCGGCCTATTTTCTCGGCAACACCTCGACCTCGGTGGCGAGCGTGCTCAAGCCGGCCGGCCTCGAGCACGCCAAAGGCATTATCTCCAGCGCCTATCTGAAGGATCCGACCGACCCCGCCTGGAAGGACGACCCGGGTGTGAAGGCGTGGACCGCCTTCATGGACAAGTATTTCCCTGATGGCGACAAGACCAACAACACCACGGTGTATGGCTATGCGGCCGCACAAACTCTGGCACAAGTGCTGAAACAGTGCGGCGATGACCTGACCCGCGCCAATGTCATGAAACAGGCCGCCAACCTGAAGGACTTCGAGTTCGGCATGCTGCTGCCGGGCATCAAGATCAACACCAGCGCCACCGACTTCTTCCCGATGGAACAGATGCAGCTGATGCAGTTCGACGGCGAGGCCTGGCGTCTGATGAACGACGTCATCACCGGCGAAGTCGGCAGCGGACAGTCGCAATAA
- a CDS encoding ABC transporter substrate-binding protein → MASKFSHLALLAIALAATCFSTPGHAQKKYDPGASDTEIKIGNTVAYSGPASSYGTIARSEAAYFKKINDEGGINGRKINFISYDDANSPPKAVEQTRKLVEGDEVLFIFNSVGTASNTATQKYLNTKQVPQLFIGTGATKWGDPKHFPWTMGWQPTYQSEGRVFARYILKHHPDGKIAILWQNEDFGKDYLKGFKDGLGDKAKSMIVAEKPYEMSDPTVDSQVVALKASGADIMVTFSTPKAASQTIRKIAEIGWKPIHFLSSISNSVGSVIRPAGFEHAQGLMSNAYAKDPTDSTWQDDPAAKEWHAFMDRYFPEGDKTNSNNVFGYTAAQTLVQVLKRCGDDLTRANIMKQAASLNDLELGMLLPGIKINTGASDFFPIEQVQMMRFDGESWKLFGEIITGEVGSGQSQ, encoded by the coding sequence ATGGCGTCGAAATTTTCGCATCTGGCATTGCTTGCGATTGCGTTGGCAGCAACCTGTTTCAGTACGCCCGGCCATGCGCAGAAGAAGTATGATCCCGGCGCCAGTGACACTGAAATCAAGATCGGCAACACGGTAGCCTATAGCGGTCCGGCCTCGTCCTACGGGACGATCGCCAGATCCGAAGCCGCTTATTTCAAGAAGATCAACGATGAGGGCGGCATCAACGGCCGCAAGATCAATTTCATTTCCTACGACGATGCCAATAGCCCGCCGAAAGCCGTCGAGCAGACCCGCAAACTTGTCGAAGGCGATGAAGTGCTGTTCATTTTTAATTCCGTCGGAACTGCATCGAACACCGCAACCCAGAAATATCTCAATACAAAGCAGGTCCCGCAGCTCTTCATTGGAACCGGCGCAACGAAATGGGGCGACCCCAAACATTTCCCCTGGACGATGGGCTGGCAGCCGACCTACCAGAGCGAAGGGCGCGTCTTCGCCAGATACATTCTGAAGCATCATCCCGACGGCAAAATCGCCATCCTTTGGCAGAACGAGGATTTCGGCAAGGATTACCTGAAAGGATTCAAGGACGGCCTCGGTGACAAGGCCAAGTCCATGATCGTCGCCGAGAAACCCTACGAAATGAGCGATCCAACGGTCGATTCACAAGTCGTGGCCCTGAAAGCGTCGGGCGCTGATATCATGGTCACCTTTTCAACACCAAAGGCTGCCTCTCAAACGATCAGGAAGATCGCCGAGATTGGCTGGAAACCGATTCACTTCCTTTCCAGCATCTCCAACTCGGTAGGATCCGTGATCAGGCCTGCTGGCTTCGAACACGCACAAGGGCTCATGTCCAACGCCTATGCGAAGGACCCCACCGATTCGACCTGGCAAGACGATCCAGCCGCAAAGGAATGGCACGCCTTCATGGACAGGTATTTTCCAGAGGGCGATAAAACCAACAGCAACAATGTCTTCGGCTATACGGCCGCGCAAACCCTGGTGCAGGTCTTGAAGCGCTGCGGAGATGATCTCACGCGTGCCAATATCATGAAACAGGCCGCCAGCCTGAATGATCTCGAGCTTGGGATGCTTCTGCCCGGTATCAAGATCAATACGGGTGCCAGCGACTTCTTTCCAATCGAGCAGGTGCAGATGATGAGATTCGACGGCGAGTCCTGGAAGCTGTTCGGTGAAATCATCACCGGCGAGGTCGGCAGTGGACAATCGCAGTAG
- a CDS encoding CoA transferase — MTKASIVGAVPGDILPLAGLVILEIGNAQAPICVRLAVSLAGKIAADLGARVIKLEPPGGDPVRRKPPLLSRGGTSVRSALFEFLNAGKTSLTLPDDAESARASVATLLSKRIDAVLLEEGDEASAPAVARGLAVVEVRGWPATMPTPGPRLSEFTTLALGGLLDMVGDPDREPLRLGGHQASYSAGLSAFTALMALLVERDAGRPLLPARVSLIETVTWVNWKAIAGVDSDGLAPTRQGAGSEFQVVRCLDGWIAVVFTVTQFENLRDLVGSPILYDRKFATRQSRLENIRELYEQLSPWFASRTRDQIYAEAQARGVPLGPVCGPADLHDDPQHAARGFIMPVADPSLGLLRSPRLPVLWNGRNFGPSAPAARSTLDAVLG; from the coding sequence ATGACTAAGGCCTCTATCGTCGGCGCCGTGCCCGGAGACATCCTCCCGCTCGCCGGCCTTGTGATTCTGGAGATCGGTAACGCGCAAGCGCCGATCTGCGTCCGTCTGGCAGTATCGCTGGCGGGCAAGATCGCGGCCGATCTGGGTGCGCGGGTCATCAAGCTCGAGCCGCCCGGCGGCGATCCCGTGCGACGCAAGCCGCCGTTGCTGTCACGCGGCGGCACGTCGGTGCGCAGTGCCTTGTTCGAGTTTCTCAACGCCGGGAAAACCTCGCTGACGCTGCCGGATGATGCCGAATCGGCTCGTGCCTCCGTTGCAACTTTGCTGAGCAAGCGGATCGACGCCGTTTTGCTGGAGGAGGGCGATGAGGCAAGCGCACCCGCCGTGGCGCGCGGATTGGCCGTCGTCGAGGTCAGGGGATGGCCGGCAACGATGCCGACACCGGGGCCGCGTCTGTCGGAATTCACCACTCTCGCACTCGGCGGTTTGCTGGACATGGTCGGAGATCCCGATCGCGAGCCGTTGCGGCTTGGCGGACATCAGGCATCATATTCGGCAGGTCTGTCCGCGTTCACGGCGTTGATGGCGCTGCTTGTCGAGCGTGACGCCGGCCGACCACTGTTGCCCGCGCGGGTCTCGTTGATCGAGACCGTCACGTGGGTCAATTGGAAGGCGATTGCCGGGGTGGATTCGGACGGCCTCGCGCCAACGCGTCAGGGCGCCGGTTCAGAATTCCAGGTGGTGCGATGCCTCGATGGCTGGATCGCAGTGGTTTTTACCGTGACTCAATTCGAGAACTTGCGCGATCTCGTCGGCAGCCCAATCCTGTATGATCGCAAATTCGCGACGCGCCAGAGCCGCCTTGAAAATATCCGCGAGCTCTATGAACAATTGTCGCCGTGGTTCGCGTCGCGGACGCGCGACCAGATCTATGCCGAGGCGCAAGCCCGCGGTGTGCCGCTTGGACCGGTCTGCGGGCCCGCCGACCTGCACGACGACCCGCAACATGCGGCGCGCGGCTTTATCATGCCGGTCGCCGATCCATCGCTGGGCCTGCTGCGTTCACCGAGGCTGCCGGTGCTTTGGAACGGCCGAAACTTTGGTCCGTCCGCACCCGCGGCCCGATCGACGCTGGACGCGGTGCTCGGATGA
- a CDS encoding CaiB/BaiF CoA transferase family protein, protein MKPLAGVRVIDFGQLTAGANTSAMLADLGAEVIKVESASFMDLFRWIGSGRETAPGWWNRSPQFRFTNRNKRGVALDAKIPEGRRVILDLIAKADVVVENFRRGVLERLGLDYATLATRNPRLIFASISSQGETGPYRLHGSFGSTLDAMGGIAALTGYEDSKPVISGSHVNYPDQVVSLFATGMIIAALRETRRTGKGALLDISQREVTSFLIGEEILASSADLGPVETRRRGNAEEGIILQDCFLASDRRWVALTLEDEADVASCRAIVGGDDNLRDGVAAWCAAHPAAEAVAGLAGAGLAAAPVHDGAALKRARDLAGHTLIWRASGEVVKGMPYCFGGQGPAVACDAPDLGEHTEEVLREILGFDDAEIQRLAALGVTRAEPYA, encoded by the coding sequence ATGAAGCCACTTGCAGGCGTCCGCGTCATCGATTTCGGTCAGCTCACCGCCGGCGCCAATACTTCGGCGATGCTGGCTGACCTCGGTGCCGAGGTCATCAAGGTCGAATCGGCGAGCTTCATGGATCTGTTTCGCTGGATCGGCAGCGGCCGTGAGACGGCGCCGGGATGGTGGAATCGATCACCGCAATTTCGCTTTACCAATCGAAACAAACGCGGGGTCGCGCTTGACGCGAAGATCCCGGAAGGCCGGCGTGTGATCCTGGATCTGATTGCGAAGGCGGATGTTGTCGTGGAAAATTTTCGCCGCGGCGTTCTGGAACGTTTGGGGCTCGATTACGCCACTCTCGCAACTCGCAATCCGCGGCTGATCTTTGCGTCGATCTCAAGCCAGGGCGAAACCGGCCCCTACCGGCTTCACGGTTCGTTCGGCTCGACACTGGATGCGATGGGTGGCATTGCGGCATTGACTGGCTATGAGGACAGCAAGCCCGTCATCAGCGGCTCGCACGTCAACTATCCGGATCAGGTTGTCTCCCTGTTTGCCACCGGGATGATCATTGCGGCGCTTCGCGAGACGCGGCGTACCGGAAAGGGCGCGCTGCTCGACATTTCACAACGGGAGGTGACGAGCTTTCTGATCGGGGAGGAAATCCTCGCCAGTTCGGCCGATCTCGGACCGGTCGAGACAAGGCGGCGCGGCAATGCGGAAGAGGGCATTATCCTGCAGGATTGTTTCCTGGCATCGGACCGCCGCTGGGTTGCCCTGACGCTGGAGGATGAGGCCGATGTCGCAAGCTGCCGTGCGATTGTCGGCGGTGATGACAATCTGCGCGATGGAGTGGCAGCATGGTGTGCAGCGCATCCAGCGGCCGAGGCCGTCGCGGGGCTGGCTGGCGCCGGACTTGCTGCCGCGCCTGTCCATGATGGCGCGGCCTTGAAGCGAGCGCGAGACCTCGCCGGCCACACACTGATATGGCGCGCGAGCGGCGAGGTGGTCAAGGGCATGCCGTACTGCTTCGGCGGCCAAGGCCCGGCGGTCGCGTGCGACGCGCCCGATCTCGGCGAACATACCGAAGAGGTTTTACGAGAGATTCTTGGGTTTGACGACGCGGAGATCCAGCGCCTTGCTGCGCTTGGCGTCACGCGTGCCGAACCCTACGCGTGA
- a CDS encoding nitronate monooxygenase family protein yields MNVQEMAGKLEIPVIVAPMFLVSTPAMTLAACSEGLMGSFPAHGTRTREVFEQWLVEITQGLKRLHEDASGSKIAPFAVNLVVHPSNTRLQGDLELCIKYQVPVVLTSKGAPTDVIARIHDYGGVVLHDIASQRHAEKALEAGVDGVIAVAGGAGGHTGTINPFALMNEVRRIYRGPVVLAGGMTTGRDVLAAQAMGADFGYIGTRFIATAESSAPLGQKRMIVESNATDVFFSASIDGAPANWLTKSLLAAGADLDVLRTTLPGKVVAAAETRKRWKDIWSAGHGVGNIDDIPSTVELCRRLKTEYRAAAGVFRSAALPTENLQDGTKQAPRAIA; encoded by the coding sequence ATGAACGTTCAAGAGATGGCCGGCAAACTTGAGATCCCGGTCATTGTCGCGCCGATGTTTCTGGTTTCGACACCAGCGATGACGCTGGCGGCTTGTTCCGAGGGCTTGATGGGAAGTTTCCCCGCACATGGCACCCGGACGCGCGAGGTGTTCGAGCAATGGCTGGTCGAGATCACGCAGGGACTGAAACGCCTGCACGAGGATGCGTCCGGCAGCAAGATTGCGCCGTTTGCGGTCAACCTCGTGGTCCATCCGTCGAATACAAGACTGCAGGGCGATCTGGAACTGTGTATCAAGTATCAGGTGCCGGTGGTGTTGACCTCCAAGGGTGCGCCGACTGACGTGATCGCTCGCATTCATGATTATGGTGGCGTGGTGCTGCACGACATTGCCAGTCAGCGCCATGCCGAGAAGGCGCTCGAGGCGGGTGTCGATGGTGTTATTGCTGTTGCCGGCGGGGCGGGCGGGCACACCGGTACAATCAATCCGTTCGCCCTGATGAACGAGGTCCGCCGTATCTATCGAGGTCCAGTGGTGTTGGCCGGCGGCATGACCACTGGCCGGGATGTGCTGGCGGCGCAGGCGATGGGAGCCGATTTCGGCTACATCGGTACTCGCTTCATCGCCACAGCCGAGTCATCCGCGCCGCTGGGCCAGAAGCGCATGATCGTCGAATCGAATGCGACCGACGTGTTCTTCAGTGCGTCGATCGACGGTGCCCCAGCCAACTGGCTGACGAAGAGTCTGCTTGCGGCCGGAGCAGACCTTGATGTGCTGCGAACGACGCTGCCGGGGAAGGTGGTTGCGGCGGCCGAGACCCGCAAGCGCTGGAAGGACATCTGGAGCGCGGGGCATGGCGTCGGCAACATCGACGATATCCCCTCGACGGTCGAATTGTGCCGGCGTTTGAAGACTGAATATCGAGCTGCTGCGGGAGTGTTCCGTTCCGCCGCCCTGCCGACCGAGAATTTGCAGGACGGCACCAAGCAGGCGCCGCGTGCGATTGCTTGA
- the cnbZ gene encoding 2-amino-5-chloromuconate deaminase CnbZ — MIKTAEAPGGDYRFIPGVSQYSGGVGALPGFRIERVRFANPVPLRDGFARAADIIRNTGRPLTALCACELRSPAPFTEQGFKDFNASYIEILKSWGLMQDGVNPVARSNVCPKIDPPSEPSVHAFAFTTAAAADAPASFVVSGSGEEQEGHATYRERTIRFGDTSPAAMREKAQWVLGEMERRMSAFSAAWRDTTAVQLYTVHDIFPFLEQELGRRGALRSGLTWHFNRPPVVDLEYEMDCRRVHVECVDDRTA; from the coding sequence ATGATCAAGACCGCTGAAGCGCCTGGTGGCGACTATCGATTCATCCCCGGTGTGAGCCAGTACTCCGGCGGCGTCGGGGCCTTGCCCGGATTCCGGATCGAACGCGTCCGGTTTGCCAATCCCGTGCCGCTGCGCGATGGATTTGCCCGCGCCGCCGACATCATCCGCAACACCGGCCGGCCACTGACGGCGCTGTGCGCCTGCGAGTTGCGCTCGCCGGCGCCCTTCACCGAGCAGGGCTTCAAGGATTTCAATGCTTCCTACATCGAGATCCTGAAGTCGTGGGGCCTGATGCAGGACGGTGTCAATCCGGTCGCCCGCAGCAATGTCTGTCCCAAGATCGATCCGCCGTCCGAACCCAGCGTACACGCCTTCGCCTTCACGACGGCCGCAGCAGCTGATGCACCTGCCTCTTTCGTCGTTTCCGGCAGCGGCGAAGAGCAGGAAGGACACGCGACCTACCGCGAGCGCACCATCCGGTTCGGCGACACATCCCCCGCCGCCATGCGTGAGAAAGCGCAATGGGTGCTCGGCGAAATGGAGCGCCGGATGAGCGCGTTTTCGGCGGCGTGGCGCGACACCACGGCGGTGCAGCTCTATACCGTGCACGACATCTTCCCCTTTCTCGAGCAGGAACTGGGACGTCGCGGCGCACTGCGCTCGGGACTGACCTGGCATTTCAACCGGCCGCCGGTGGTCGACCTCGAATACGAAATGGATTGCCGCCGCGTTCATGTCGAGTGCGTCGACGATCGGACGGCGTGA
- a CDS encoding ABC transporter ATP-binding protein, with amino-acid sequence MTDTLALELNGLCAGYGEIQVLWGVDLAVRHGEITALIGSNGAGKSTLMRALSGLIPVQQGTFRWEGVDLSSASAATIIAHGIVHVPEGRRLFGAMSVEDNLLMGAYSRRAGQAEIRRGLDRIYTTFPKLFERRNQAASTLSGGEQQMCAIGRGMMSAPKLLMIDELSLGLSPLLVEQLVAALRTLNSEGMSILLVEQDVITALELCHSAFVMDMGRIVRSGSSDALLADPAIRDAYLGVVAS; translated from the coding sequence ATGACCGATACCCTCGCGCTGGAGCTGAACGGATTGTGCGCCGGTTATGGCGAGATCCAGGTGCTGTGGGGCGTCGACCTCGCCGTGCGCCATGGCGAGATCACCGCTTTGATCGGCTCCAACGGTGCCGGCAAAAGCACGCTGATGCGCGCGCTCTCCGGCCTCATTCCGGTGCAGCAGGGAACGTTCCGCTGGGAGGGCGTTGACCTGAGCTCAGCCAGCGCCGCAACCATCATCGCCCACGGCATCGTCCACGTGCCCGAGGGTCGCCGCCTGTTCGGCGCCATGTCGGTGGAAGACAATCTGCTGATGGGCGCCTACTCCCGCCGCGCCGGTCAGGCCGAAATCCGGCGCGGCCTCGATCGCATCTACACGACGTTTCCGAAACTGTTCGAGCGGCGCAACCAGGCGGCCTCGACGCTGTCCGGCGGCGAGCAGCAGATGTGCGCCATCGGCCGCGGCATGATGAGCGCGCCGAAACTCCTGATGATCGACGAGCTGTCGCTGGGGCTGTCGCCGCTGCTGGTCGAGCAACTGGTCGCGGCGCTGCGCACCCTGAATTCTGAAGGCATGTCGATCCTGCTGGTAGAGCAGGACGTCATCACCGCCCTCGAACTCTGCCATTCGGCCTTTGTCATGGACATGGGCCGCATCGTCCGTTCGGGCAGCTCCGACGCACTGCTGGCCGACCCGGCCATCCGCGACGCCTATCTCGGCGTCGTTGCGTCGTAA
- a CDS encoding ABC transporter ATP-binding protein, which produces MSEILRLQSVSRRFSGLQALRDVSLGIAKGEVLGLIGPNGAGKTTLVNVVTGVTPASSGEVVFMGSDITRVKTHRSARLGLARTFQIVQPFAEFSALDNVAGAALFSQAGVSLKTAREAARAHLAFVGLDKQVDQPAATLTLAMRKRLELAKALAMRPKLLFLDEVNAGLNSAEVERATQLIHELAASGITIVMIEHLMKVVLNVCTRIVVLHNGRLIADGLPRDVISNPAVVEAYLGQKFAQRHQPQGSPS; this is translated from the coding sequence ATGTCTGAGATTTTGCGGCTGCAATCGGTGTCGCGCCGCTTCAGCGGGCTGCAGGCGCTGCGCGACGTGTCGCTCGGCATCGCCAAGGGTGAGGTGCTGGGCCTGATCGGGCCGAACGGCGCCGGCAAGACCACCCTGGTCAATGTGGTCACCGGGGTGACGCCAGCGAGTTCCGGCGAAGTCGTTTTCATGGGCAGCGACATCACCCGCGTCAAAACCCACCGGTCCGCCCGCCTCGGCCTGGCGCGGACGTTCCAGATCGTGCAACCGTTCGCCGAGTTTTCCGCGCTGGACAATGTCGCCGGTGCCGCGCTGTTTTCGCAGGCCGGTGTCAGCCTGAAAACCGCCCGCGAAGCAGCGCGCGCCCATCTCGCTTTTGTCGGCCTCGACAAGCAGGTCGACCAGCCGGCGGCGACGCTGACACTTGCCATGCGCAAACGGCTCGAGCTCGCCAAGGCGCTGGCGATGCGGCCGAAGCTTCTGTTCCTCGACGAGGTCAATGCCGGCCTCAACAGCGCCGAGGTGGAGCGCGCGACCCAGCTGATTCATGAGCTCGCCGCCAGCGGCATCACCATTGTGATGATCGAGCATCTGATGAAGGTGGTGCTCAATGTCTGCACCCGCATCGTGGTGCTGCACAACGGCCGGCTGATCGCCGACGGCCTGCCCCGCGACGTCATCAGCAATCCGGCGGTGGTGGAGGCCTATCTCGGCCAGAAGTTCGCGCAGCGACATCAGCCGCAAGGGAGCCCGTCATGA
- a CDS encoding branched-chain amino acid ABC transporter permease, which produces MKRAHLALLALVLCLAALPVFGGSYALRLGTMAGLYAVLALSWTIVGGFAGYPSFATAAFFGFGAYATGILLGLGVPFVVSVALTAVAAFALAGLLGAVLLRLRGHYFAIASLSLVEVFRELVNNATDLTGGGMGLNIPLAAGTGVLQEAIFFFYAMWGLLLLTALMAIVVASSKLGFGLACIRQNETASNMIGLNTTLYKSLAFGLSACSVGAAGGIYAAWVHYIDPSDVFDILYSVKPIVMALIGGLGSPLGALVGAFVYLGLEETVWRNFIQFHSGLLGVLVVMLLLFLPHGMLSFSSVVRLPWRRLKHV; this is translated from the coding sequence ATGAAAAGGGCCCACCTCGCGTTGCTGGCGCTGGTGCTGTGCCTCGCCGCACTGCCGGTGTTCGGCGGCTCCTACGCGCTGCGGCTCGGCACCATGGCCGGCCTCTATGCGGTGCTGGCGTTGTCCTGGACCATCGTCGGTGGCTTCGCCGGTTATCCGTCGTTCGCGACCGCCGCGTTTTTCGGGTTCGGCGCCTATGCCACCGGCATCCTGCTCGGTTTGGGCGTGCCGTTCGTGGTCAGCGTCGCCCTCACCGCGGTGGCGGCGTTTGCGCTGGCCGGCCTGCTTGGCGCCGTGCTGCTGCGGCTGCGCGGGCATTATTTCGCCATCGCCAGCCTGTCGTTGGTCGAGGTGTTCCGCGAACTGGTCAACAACGCCACCGACCTCACCGGCGGTGGCATGGGGCTGAACATTCCGCTCGCTGCCGGCACCGGCGTGCTGCAGGAAGCGATTTTCTTCTTCTACGCCATGTGGGGCCTGCTGCTACTGACAGCGCTGATGGCGATCGTGGTGGCCTCCTCGAAACTCGGCTTCGGCCTCGCCTGCATCCGCCAGAACGAGACCGCGTCGAACATGATCGGCCTCAACACCACATTGTACAAAAGCCTCGCCTTCGGACTGTCGGCCTGCAGCGTCGGCGCCGCCGGCGGCATCTATGCGGCCTGGGTGCATTATATCGACCCCTCCGACGTGTTCGACATTCTCTATTCGGTGAAGCCGATCGTGATGGCGCTGATCGGCGGCCTGGGATCACCGCTCGGTGCGCTGGTCGGCGCCTTCGTTTATCTCGGCCTCGAGGAAACCGTCTGGCGCAACTTCATCCAGTTCCACAGCGGTCTGCTTGGCGTGCTGGTGGTGATGCTGCTGCTGTTCCTGCCGCACGGCATGCTGTCGTTCTCCAGCGTGGTCCGTCTGCCCTGGCGGAGGCTGAAGCATGTCTGA
- a CDS encoding branched-chain amino acid ABC transporter permease has translation MLAVQVLINALVLGCLYACIAIGFSLVWGVLNVINLIHGSMIVLGAYLAWGLYQAFGVPPWYVLVAAAPAFFVLGYGIQRLILNRVITAPVLVTLTLTFGLDLILNNAMIYLFKADYRKLTLVPPMGSISVMGVVVPVDRLIATAAALVLTGLLYLIMRRSRIGRAIVAVRLDRDAAVLMGVNISNIYAIAFGLGAALAGCAGVLMAMIFPISALTASTYLGKAFVVCVLGGLGSVSGALAGGLLLALIEGVGATFIGPAHATTLSFALLIVFLIVRPQGLVGRKGFE, from the coding sequence ATGCTCGCCGTCCAGGTGCTGATCAATGCCTTGGTGCTGGGCTGTCTCTATGCCTGCATCGCGATCGGCTTCTCGCTGGTCTGGGGTGTGCTGAACGTCATCAACCTGATCCACGGGTCGATGATCGTGCTCGGCGCCTATCTCGCCTGGGGACTCTACCAAGCGTTCGGCGTGCCGCCCTGGTACGTGCTGGTGGCAGCGGCCCCCGCTTTCTTCGTGCTGGGCTATGGCATCCAGCGCCTCATTCTCAACCGGGTGATCACCGCACCGGTGCTGGTGACGCTGACCCTCACGTTCGGGCTCGACCTGATCCTGAACAACGCCATGATCTATCTCTTCAAGGCGGACTATCGCAAGCTGACGCTGGTGCCGCCGATGGGATCGATCTCGGTGATGGGCGTCGTGGTCCCGGTCGACCGGCTGATCGCGACCGCGGCTGCGCTGGTGCTGACCGGTTTGCTTTATTTGATCATGCGGCGCTCGCGGATCGGGCGCGCCATTGTCGCGGTGCGGCTGGATCGTGATGCCGCCGTGCTGATGGGCGTCAACATCAGCAACATCTACGCCATCGCCTTCGGCCTTGGGGCCGCGCTTGCCGGCTGCGCCGGTGTCCTGATGGCGATGATCTTCCCGATTTCGGCGCTGACCGCGTCGACCTATCTCGGCAAGGCCTTCGTGGTCTGCGTGCTCGGCGGCCTCGGCAGCGTGTCAGGTGCGCTGGCCGGCGGCCTGCTGCTGGCCCTGATCGAAGGCGTCGGCGCCACCTTCATCGGCCCGGCCCACGCCACCACTTTGTCGTTCGCACTGCTGATCGTGTTCCTCATCGTCAGGCCGCAGGGCCTGGTCGGGCGCAAGGGCTTCGAATGA